The Oncorhynchus masou masou isolate Uvic2021 chromosome 31, UVic_Omas_1.1, whole genome shotgun sequence genome includes a region encoding these proteins:
- the LOC135523895 gene encoding transcription factor Sox-8-like, producing the protein MRIWHNQQAANIDQSNFSLNMTEEKSKLFSDHPCSPTGTASSMSQDDSDSDVPSSPTGSDGQAPGNGITPKMDTSEEDKRFPACIRDAVSQVLNGYDWSLVPMPTRGDRSLKNKPHVKRPMNAFMVWAQAARKKLADQYPHLHNAELSKTLGKLWRLLSESEKRPFMEEAERLRVQHKKDYPDYKYQPRRRKSTKPGQCNSDSVAELAQFHPGQMYKAEPGLARLISMGNGHNHPERTGHPHGPPTPPTTPKTELYLGLKHEGRRPLDGGRQNIDFSNLDFSELSTDVISNMEAFDVHEFDQYLPLNKHSSAPAPPDHGHGGHGSNPPSGSLGSSYGHSHSNALPWGPKGAGVEAALPSSSSSSSNSDGLHHRTPIKTEQLSPSHYSSQHSHSSSPPHPDYTPLSSGGGPSSAAPSSSSSLPSPQCDYADLQSPSYYSAYSSYPAGLYQYPYFHSSRHPYGKPLINSVAIPPPHSPTSNREQPVYTTLTRP; encoded by the exons ATGCGCATTTGGCACAATCAACAGGCAGCTAATATAGACCAAAGCAATTTTTCACTGAACATGACCGAGGAAAAGAGTAAGTTATTCAGCGACCATCCATGTAGTCCAACGGGAACCGCCAGCTCGATGTCGCAGGACGACTCGGATTCGGACGTCCCGTCCTCTCCAACCGGCTCCGATGGACAGGCGCCCGGCAACGGGATAACCCCAAAAATGGACACCAGCGAGGAAGATAAACGGTTTCCCGCGTGCATCCGAGACGCAGTGTCTCAGGTGCTTAACGGATACGACTGGTCGCTCGTACCGATGCCTACACGAGGAGACCGGTCTCTGAAAAACAAACCCCATGTGAAGCGGCCGATGAACGCGTTCATGGTGTGGGCGCAGGCGGCGCGCAAGAAACTAGCTGACCAGTACCCGCATCTCCACAACGCCGAACTCAGCAAGACCTTGGGGAAGCTCTGGCG CCTGCTCTCTGAAAGCGAGAAGAGGCCATTtatggaggaggcagagagactgAGGGTGCAACACAAGAAAGACTACCCTGACTACAAATACCAACCCCGGAGAAGGAAGAGCACCAAGCCAGGTCAGTGTAACTCCGACTCCGTGGCTGAGCTGGCCCAATTCCACCCAGGCCAGATGTacaaggctgaacctggtctggCCAGACTGATCTCTATGGGGAATGGGCATAATCATCCAGAGCGGACAG GCCATCCACATGGTCCCCCCACACCCCCTACCACCCCCAAGACAGAGCTGTATCTTGGGCTGAAACATGAGGGCCGGCGCCCCCTGGATGGGGGACGGCAGAACATCGACTTCAGCAACTTGGACTTCTCTGAGCTGAGCACCGATGTCATCAGCAACATGGAGGCCTTTGACGTCCATGAGTTCGACCAGTACCTgccactcaacaagcacagctcCGCCCCGGCGCCTCCGGACCATGGGCACGGGGGTCATGGATCCAACCCCCCCTCTGGGTCCCTCGGCTCCTCCTACGGCCACTCCCACAGCAATGCCTTGCCTTGGGGTCCAAAAGGGGCGGGAGTGGAGGCGGcgctcccctcttcctcctcgtcttcTAGTAACAGTGATGGCCTTCACCACAGAACGCCGATCAAAACGGAGCAGTTGAGTCCCAGCCACTACAGCAGCCAGCACTCCCACAGCTCCTCGCCACCCCACCCCGACTACACCCCCCTCAGCTCTGGAGGCGGCCCCTCCTCTGCAgccccctcatcctcctcctccctgcccagCCCCCAGTGTGACTATGCAGACCTCCAGAGCCCCAGCTACTACAGTGCCTACTCCAGCTACCCCGCAGGTCTCTATCAGTACCCCTACTTCCACTCCTCTCGCCACCCCTACGGCAAACCGCTCATCAACAGCGTAGCCATCCCTCCGCCCCACAGCCCCACCTCAAATAGGGAGCAGCCGGTCTATACCACACTCACCAGGCCTTAG